The Lucilia cuprina isolate Lc7/37 chromosome 5, ASM2204524v1, whole genome shotgun sequence genome includes a window with the following:
- the LOC111683313 gene encoding uncharacterized protein LOC111683313, with translation MQQHWLILLLLVVTSSLSAHANRLPLNKDFVTSLLAKGDVDVRRQTGKNNLNFDNIVTIQTPSSAVQDWSLVCQQLCGAALGGAVCAPYCKNLPFLPFKVQLENAEEIMDTKKDLICPELCGLQLGDDVCTCKNYNTNGDFDAYMKAEEQTNVCAIICDYNSVTLTGCTPCNRDKNNEYMILENVNNFNQKQQRRQQVVPYGAIDTSTPTTPDWNQLCASLCKTGDGGSLCNCDLSPFYI, from the exons atgcaacaacattGGCTTATATTATTACTATTGGTGGTTACGAGTTCGTTGAGTGCGCATGCCAATAGATTACCATTAAATAAGGACTTTGTGACGTCATTGCTGGCAAAAGGGGATGTCGACGTCCGTCGTCAGACaggcaaaaataatttgaactTTGATAATATTGTAACAATTCAAACGCCATCAAGTGCAGTTCAAGATTGGAGTTTGGTGTGTCAACAGCTCTGCGG agcTGCTTTAGGTGGCGCCGTATGCGCTCCCTACTGTAAAAATTTGCCATTTTTACCCTTTAAAGTGCAACTTGAAAATGCCGAAGAAATCATGGATACGAAAAAAGATTTAATATGCCCCGAATTATGTGGTCTACAATTAG GTGATGATGTTTGTACCTGTAAAAATTATAACACTAATGGTGATTTTGACGCCTACATGAAAGCTGAAGAACAAACTAATGTTTGCGCCATAATCTGTGATTATAATAGTGTCACACTGACCGGTTGTACACCATGTAACAGGGATAAGAATAACGAATACATGattttggaaaatgttaataattttaaccaGAAACAACAACGACGACAACAAGTTGTGCCATATGGAGCAATTGACACCTCAACTCCAACGACACCCGATTGGAATCAACTTTGCGCTTCATTGTGTAAAACTGGAGATGGCGGGTCATTGTGCAATTGTGATTTATCgccattttatatataa